Proteins encoded in a region of the Podospora pseudopauciseta strain CBS 411.78 chromosome 6, whole genome shotgun sequence genome:
- a CDS encoding hypothetical protein (EggNog:ENOG503P5S1): MFNQARQPNILIDNVSGGYSRGFADLAMGNAAKLAAYWPYVVAQHETGDIIQVDHMLGDGLVPTEDWYVQNLNITAYEGSSLCIVPTSSNFTEIKESKAYGVVYQKPNQGLAIHYPAFEPGTPDAVQLERVPETFPELYTFPPQTPMAAFAIPRGSNDNDSLVDIYLVIKSYTGKFAVWFSENSSSWREEFPAVFQEVDEDSDIACSTMAVTNMDWEGKEVPLERGEVRCYFQRNGIVVEVAFEGLIWTEVGVVPIP; encoded by the exons ATGTTCAATCAAGCCAGACAACCAAACATTCTGATCGACAACGTTTCGGGAGGGTACAGTCGTGGTTTCGCGGACCTAGCCATGGGTAACGCGGCTAAACTTGCGGCATACTGGCCCTATGTCGTGGCTCAACATGAGACGGGTGATATCATTCAAGTTGATCACATGCTGGGGGATGGTCTTGTCCCCACCGAGGACTGGTATGTCCAGAatctcaacatcaccgccTACGAGGGCTCGTCGCTATGCATAGTACCCACCAGTTCCAACTTCACCGAGATCAAGGAATCCAAAGCCTATGGTGTAGTCTACCAGAAGCCCAATCAGGGCTTGGCCATCCATTACCCTGCCTTTGAGCCAGGCACGCCCGACGCCGTGCAGCTCGAACGGGTTCCTGAAA CATTCCCCGAGCTCTACACATTCCCGCCCCAGACTCCGATGGCCGCCTTTGCCATCCCCCGAGGCtccaacgacaacgacagcCTCGTGGACATCTACCTTGTCATCAAGAGTTACACTGGCAAATTTGCCGTTTGGTTCAGCGAGAACTCATCCTCTTGGAGGGAGGAATTCCCTGCGGTTTTCcaggaggttgatgaagatTCGGACATTGCATGTTCCACCATGGCAGTCACAAACATGGActgggaagggaaggaggtCCCGCTGGAGCGTGGCGAAGTGCGGTGTTATTTTCAGCGTAATGgcattgttgttgaagtAGCTTTTGAGGGTTTGATTTGGActgaggttggggtggtgcCGATACCATGA
- a CDS encoding hypothetical protein (EggNog:ENOG503NXWT), giving the protein MDFTSESNLFSLDGSSWSPGPSSPPTEVSPAHMEADEYALHHGLTFPGIDPWSDILDETGTIAATIVDVQPSHLIENGTLQECAFRPIIPAPEQWQVPAESMQLLQQTFQRCTTIEVADLMEELCLEEAPSLKNLKLEPPIIRSDHNSDCHRLRRRVTSFRKDTLPDHGLPLDDADVAEGEGLEFAENANAMEKELLKKAATEPLEVTKETVGYLVQILKTEWIDKDQRDLLASNSTYHGLPSFGATEPLSPPLSPMLEPFDDLFVPDEETCRVPQPSSPFSDISEEIRVAENKLLRQDEIFWDEASTAQISPDRSDDMDITDMIRGGLFESSVVPPIHHPLPEHPYLDVPIFPPLPHSQPDDAFWLEDLTHAGVLTEPRSMSPEIYEEERHLSRFFDDKAATLVRYAEQERLEPLDAIARVSVPLMDFSLPTPAWEQQLQSARAQFGFIRGTTDVDWQGTKWGHNRAADQRMVWTPMAHMKAKTLAPEAIKVDQGHLDHFLGHGEDEHVMTSEDLVRKKPGLLILQMHLDDDEELLPLSSTGDPTLTTSRANREDGSSSEPLSGTTVTHRARPVEDGVMEPPVPGPVAVLAGQKRLRADPIEIRPIPRPSAHPPTRRMLGLAEGDNLPPVPTTDLFGGLVQEYPDFRTLLDSFVAVNFRAVTDRSNSGHPSYRVNKLFGATQPAESLPALPEIPAAAPDIAPPEQRPRIVASFTAVGPMAQFLAKLLPGIEIVRRDYKLHRPATWFPGLRSPNLDDADLTISPATGIMLLTMVKLRQRPMPGQPDKTVNYHGVVQNAALRYERLIVFVSEGNKFNEAMTPLSQSDAKALAEFQGFVGGLDTEVRVLYVGGGTETLAKWVAKTICDHASEQADVRSLLTPPETHHEAFLFRAGMNVFAAQVILKKLPVPADDLAVGGKRGQSYGLPKFLMMSLEDRIAMLEELLGGRKILERASRVLDEPWGQHAVGEYDDDDVFEGSDM; this is encoded by the exons ATGGACTTCACCTCAGAGTCTAACCTGTTCTCTCTGGATGGCTCATCCTGGAGTCCAggtccctcctccccgccgacCGAGGTTTCACCCGCACACATGGAGGCGGACGAATATGCCCTCCACCATGGCCTTACATTCCCCGGTATTGACCCCTGGTCCGACATTCTCGACGAAACCGGCACCATTGCTGCCACCATTGTCGACGTCCAACCCAGTCATTTGATCGAAAATGGAACACTGCAAGAATGCGCCTTCCgccccatcatccccgcACCGGAGCAATGGCAGGTTCCGGCTGAGTCAATGCAACTGCTTCAACAGACCTTTCAACGATGCACTACGATTGAGGTTGCCGATCTGATGGAAGAATTGTGCCTGGAGGAAGCCCCTAGCCTGAAAAATCTCAAGCTCGAACCCCCCATCATTCGAAGCGACCACAATAGCGACTGCCACAGGTTGAGACGGAGAGTCACCTCTTTCCGGAAGGACACGCTGCCAGACCACGGCCTTCCCCTGGATGATGCCGATGTggccgagggtgaagggCTTGAGTTTGCCGAAAATGCAAATGCCATGGAGAAGGaattgttgaagaaggctgcAACTGAGCCGCTCGAGGTTACAAAGGAGACAGTAGGATATCTTGTGCAGATTCTCAAGACGGAGTGGATCGACAAAGATCAGAGGGATCTGTTGGCTAGTAACAGCACTTATCATGGT CTTCCAAGTTTTGGAGCTACAGAGCCTTTGTCACCGCCCCTGAGTCCTATGCTGGAACCATTCGACGATCTGTTTGTTCCTGATGAAGAGACATGTCGGGTTCCgcaaccttcttctccattTTCTGACATCAGTGAAGAGATCCGGGTTGCGGAGAACAAGCTTCTTCGGCAAGACGAGATTTTTTGGGATGAGGCGTCGACAGCTCAAATCTCACCCGACCGCTCTGATGATATGGACATCACGGACATGATAAGAGGTGGGCTCTTTGAGTCATCAGTGGTGCCACCGATACACCACCCGCTCCCCGAGCACCCGTATCTCGACGTGCCAATAtttccacctcttccacaCTCGCAACCTGACGATGCCTTTTGGCTCGAAGACCTTACACATGCAGGTGTTCTGACTGAGCCAAGAAGCATGTCCCCAGAGATCTATGAGGAGGAACGCCATCTTTCAAGGTTCTTTGACGACAAGGCTGCCACGCTCGTGCGGTACGCTGAACAGGAAAGACTCGAGCCACTTGACGCCATAGCCCGGGTTTCAGTTCCTCTCATGGACTTCTCGTTGCCGACCCCGGCATGGGAGCAACAGCTCCAGAGCGCCAGGGCACAATTCGGCTTTATTCGAGGGACAACCGACGTCGACTGGCAAGGGACCAAGTGGGGTCACAACAGAGCGGCTGATCAGCGGATGGTCTGGACACCTATGGCGCATATGAAAGCAAAGACATTGGCACCTGAGGCCATCAAGGTAGACCAGGGGCACCTTGACCACTTCCTAGGACATGGAGAAGACGAACATGTGATGACAAGTGAAGACCTGGTGCGCAAGAAACCAGGACTGTTGATCTTGCAGATGCAtcttgacgacgatgaagaatTACTACCTTTGTCCTCCACGGGAGACCCGACATTGACCACTTCACGTGCTAATCGAGAAGATGGGAGCTCGAGCGAACCACTGTCCGGCACAACAGTCACACACCGAGCCCGGCCAGTCGAAGATGGTGTAATGGAGCCGCCGGTCCCAGGTCCCGTTGCGGTTTTGGCCGGCCAAAAAAGACTTCGAGCAGATCCCATAGAGATAAGGCCAATACCAAGGCCATCTGCCCACCCACCAACGCGCCGCATGCTTGGCCTAGCTGAAGGTGATAACCTCCCGCCGGTCCCAACAACAGATCTATTCGGGGGGCTTGTGCAAGAATACCCCGACTTCAGAACGTTGCTCGATTCTTTTGTTGCGGTCAACTTCCGCGCTGTAACAGACCGATCCAACAGCGGCCATCCCAGCTATCGGGTCAATAAACTATTCGGGGCCACACAACCAGCGGAGTCGCTCCCTGCTCTTCCTGAGATCCCAGCAGCTGCTCCAGACATTGCGCCTCCGGAACAGCGGCCCAGAATAGTTGCATCCTTCACGGCGGTTGGCCCGATGGCGCAGTTCTTAGCGAAGCTCCTCCCCGGAATAGAGATTGTACGTCGCGACTACAAACTTCACCGACCAGCTACATGGTTCCCAGGCCTTCGTTCGCCTAACCTTGACGACGCTGACTTGACGATATCCCCTGCCACTGGGATTATGCTGCTGACCATGGTAAAGCTGCGTCAAAGGCCCATGCCAGGCCAACCGGACAAGACAGTGAACTATCACGGCGTGGTCCAGAATGCTGCTTTGCGGTACGAGCGGTTGATCGTCTTTGTGTCTGAGGGCAACAAGTTCAATGAGGCGATGACACCGCTGTCTCAGTCAGATGCAAAGGCGCTGGCCGAGTTTCAGGGATTTGTGGGCGGTTTGGACACAGAGGTGCGTGTGTTGTATGTAGGAGGAGGAACCGAGACGCTGGCGAAGTGGGTGGCGAAGACGATCTGTGACCATGCCAGCGAGCAAGCTGATGTGAGGAGCTTGTTGACTCCTCCGGAAACTCACCACGAGGCCTTTCTCTTCCGGGCAGGCATGAACGTGTTTGCCGCCCAGGTCATTCTCAAAAAACTGCCTGTCCCGGCAGATGACTTGGCCGTAGGAGGCAAGAGAGGGCAGTCATATGGATTGCCAAAGTTTCTGATGATGTCGTTGGAGGATAGAATCGCCATGCTTGAGGAATTGCTTGGGGGGCGGAAGATATTGGAACGAGCCAGCCGGGTTCTTGATGAGCCGTGGGGCCAACATGCGGTTGGCGAatatgacgatgacgatgtaTTTGAAGGTTCTGACATGTAA
- a CDS encoding hypothetical protein (EggNog:ENOG503P2K1), which yields MTTLQHATTGNLNGNRPPSPSGQVENLEPVILGTGAALMPITVAIAMVRIATGRAVSKLHVDDFAQLGVARHAWDIPLTSINPQVYQVWAAHTVLGIISFFNTKALILTFYLRLFGTVRWVRWMCYSLLSLSVVIYGMIGLWYVAGCVPKSSKLPVCDETGPLILAGGVFTVVADVMLFGMPFPVIRGLRLGRDKKRGLVVLFGFAILIIATSTVSLAYRISIVVNGTEDPSWDGAEVAVTAYVEIFGTVIVASAPALYTFWTRIFTETRLYATLRSGFWCKQRTEPDIRLGQWKTWPAAHGVAAVPVRAKVVGTESSQDLIQEHGGNGGILKTVTVTREVVGD from the exons ATGACTACCCTGCAGCATGCCACCACCGGCAACCTCAACGGAAACCGACCGCCTTCACCATCGGGTCAAGTCGAGAACTTGGAACCGGTTATACTGGGAACAGGCGCGGCGTTGATGCCCATCACTGTCGCCATCGCGATGGTCCGGATTGCAACCGGGCGGGCAGTTTCAAAACTGCATGTTGACGATT TCGCCCAGCTAGGCGTAGCCCGTCACGCCTGGGACATCCCACTTACCAGCATCAACCCTCAAGTCTACCAAGTCTGGGCTGCGCACACTGTTTTGGGTATCATCTCCTTTTTCAACACCAAGGCACTCATCCTGACGTTTTATCTTCGGCTTTTTGGGACTGTGCGCTGGGTGAGGTGGATGTGTTACTCTCTTTTGAGCCTGTCGGTGGTTATATACGGTATGATTGGGCTCTGGTACGTCGCTGGTTGCGTACCCAAGAGCTCGAAGCTGCCTGTGTGTGATGAGACAGGGCCGTTGATACTAGCGGGAGGGGTGTTCACTGTGGTGGCGGATGTGATGTTGTTTGGGATGCCGTTTCCGGTTATCAGGGGGTTGAGGCTTGGGAGGGAtaagaagagggggttggtggtgttgtttgggtttGCGATTCT GATTATTGCCACAAGCACAGTCAGTCTGGCGTATCGGATATCGATTGTGGTGAATGGGACTGAGGACCCTTCTTGGGATGGGGCTGAGGTGGCTGTTACTGC ATATGTGGAAATATTCGGCACTGTGATTGTCGCCTCTGCACCGGCTTTGTACACGTTTTGGACTCGCATCTTTACAGAAACACGACTCTACGCGACATTGAGATCTGGCTTTTGGTGCAAGCAGAGAACAGAGCCTGACATCAGACTGGGTCAATGGAAGACTTGGCCAGCCGCGCATGGCGTGGCGGCAGTGCCTGTGAGAGCCAAAGTTGTGGGGACAGAGAGCAGTCAAGACTTGATCCAGGAGCATGGCGGGAATGGTGGGATACTGAAGACTGTGACTGTGACGCGTGAGGTTGTGGGTGATTAG
- a CDS encoding hypothetical protein (COG:I; EggNog:ENOG50KOG0504), giving the protein MNPTGPLGRGSRGKLDLTKCDHCRKDRKKCTPQLRQWPQRCDRCEDKGFKCSPSTQARKRRRENPRGLLLSASFLPQDRPSTHPCDDWTHADLSDAISFLKILYRVRTKISLWEKDLGTIYVREDIETLCNIECEFVTVIETLHENLLEQIASKIAGLSTGQNDSENAALEASRLHLAACSILQAKNTEWNEKDYESLSVTESTLINSMIKSNLLNDEIGAVLILEDELLAKRAHSRKDSLHAVETLVSRFEMFRPVMEKLWNWCTVPSKATNLLYGGMSVIERFRNASVIDVNASWIRTLVMEKATWSLQDCLGSPILHGILRGLGRGLWTPSREEEKYLYSNIGPYCDQHNPADILGRSAIHIAVQYNVPGAVTALLESGINPDQEADNGKLALHLAAASGGLQSSPEPHRESPVP; this is encoded by the exons ATGAATCCTACTGGGCCATTGGGGCGGGGCTCCCGTGGGAAGCTCGACCTTACGAAATGCGATCACTGCCGTAAAGATAGGAAGAAG TGCACACCACAACTACGCCAATGGCCTCAGAGATGTGATCGTTGCGAAGACAAAGGCTTCAAGTGCTCGCCCAGCACACAGGCTCGCAAgcgaagaagagaaaacccAAGAGGCCTCCTGCTCTCGGCAAGCTTCCTTCCTCAGGACCGCCCATCGACTCATCCTTGTGACGATTGGACCCATGCAGATTT GTCGGACGCGATTAGCTTCTTGAAGATTTTGTATCGTGTGAGAACGAAAATATCCCTTTGGGAAAAGGATCTAGGTACTATATATGTGCGGGAGGACATTGAAACCCTTTGCAACATCGAGTGTGAATTCGTTACTGTCATAGAGACTCTCCATGAGAATCTCCTCGAACAAATCGCTTCTAAAATTGCTGGTCTTTCGACCGGACAAAACGATTCGGAGAACGCGGCGTTAGAAGCCTCCAGATTACACCTTGCGGCCTGCAGCATCCTGCAGGCCAAAAACACCGAATGGAATGAGAAAGACTACGAATCACTCTCTGTTACCGAATCCACCCTCATCAACTCGATGATCAAGAGTAATCTTCTCAATGACGAGATAGGTGCTGTTTTGATCTTGGAGGATGAGCTTTTGGCCAAGAGGGCACATAGCCGCAAAGACAGCTTACATGCCGTCGAAACCCTAGTCAGTCGATTTGAGATGTTCCGTCCTGTCATGGAGAAACTCTGGAACTGGTGCACGGTGCCATCCAAGGCAACTAATCTACTGTACGGAGGGATGTCTGTAATTGAAAGGTTTCGAAATGCTTCCGTCATTGACGTCAATGCTAGTTGGATTCGAACATTGGTCATGGAAAAGGCTACCTGGAGCCTGCAGGACTGTCTTGGCTCCCCCATTCTGCATGGTATTCTTCGAGGACTTGGCCGAGGGCTGTGGACCCCATCacgagaagaggaaaagtACCTATACAGCAACATTGGCCCTTACTGCGACCAACACAATCCGGCAGACATTCTCGGTCGCTCTGCCATACACATTGCCGTTCAATACAACGTACCTGGAGCTGTCACAGCTCTACTTGAGTCAGGTATCAATCCCGATCAGGAGGCCGACAACGGGAAGCTCGCACTGCACTTGGCAGCCGCCTCAGGAGGCTTGCAAAGTTCTCCTGAACCACACCGAGAAAGCCCGGTGCCCTGA
- a CDS encoding hypothetical protein (COG:S; EggNog:ENOG503NYGF), with protein sequence MSTEPNKNPPTHKLPTQPPREPTPEIQPPTTSKPSLNLLTSTTCPTTSPPKSPDPRNRDTPFFKSAQWTADGTTLLTLTSHPSIQTYVLPSTLLTPPHPPLTPTSTLPLPEPTSSFSPSPYFSLSHPSTQYLLTATTDHPIHLTPIFSPASPPLASFFLIKPETESYLPITSLVWPSPGTHFITGTTNLLALFDISRPDSLRSTPLLKIPTIPSTRHISKGNGIGMRGTVSALGLQPTGAGEGILAAGTWTRWVGLYDIYRSGSVIANFSVKPSADHEAGIKGKGVVQTIWSPCGRYLVVNERGSEGLLVYDVRGTHKLLGWLSGRDGTTNQRLGVDVFPDQNGNGFEVWAGTKNGTVVMYEGVGMNEEETKPTWGWGVNDGESAVGATAMHSSGSVLATCSGSWKVAEDDSSDEGSSDDSDSDSEDDSSSGKKPAFVVEETSLKVWSIDASNGTAAQEFEPLEGDVEEKE encoded by the coding sequence ATGTCGACAGAACCCAACAAAAATCCCCCGACTCACAAACTacccacccaaccaccaagagAACCTACTCCCGAAattcaaccaccaaccacgagcaaaccctccctcaacctcctgaCCTCAACCACCTGCCCAActacctcccccccaaaatctCCCGACCCCCGCAACCGCgacacccccttcttcaaatcAGCCCAATGGACAGCAGACGGCACAACCCTCCtaaccctcacctcccacccctccatccaaACCTacgtcctcccctccaccctcctcaccccccctcacccccccctcaccccaacatcaaccctccccctcccagaaccaacctcatccttctccccctccccctacttctccctctcccacccctcaacTCAAtacctcctcaccgccaccaccgaccaccccatccacctaacccccatcttctcccctgcttccccccccctcgcctccttctTTTTGATAAAACCAGAAACAGAATCctacctccccatcacctccctcgtctGGCCCTCCCCAGGTACTCACTTCATAACCGGAacaaccaacctcctcgccttaTTTGACATCTCCCGCCCTGATTCCCTGcgctccacccccctcttgAAAATCCCTaccatcccctccactcGTCACATCAGCAAGGGAAATGGTATAGGAATGCGAGGGACCGTTTCCGCGTTGGGGCTTCAGCCGACaggtgctggggaggggataCTAGCTGCGGGAACTTGGACAAGGTGGGTGGGGTTGTACGACATTTACCGCTCCGGCAGCGTCATCGCCAACTTCAGCGTTAAACCCTCCGCTGATCACGAAGCGGGGATTAAAGGCAAGGGAGTAGTCCAAACAATCTGGAGTCCGTGTGGGCGGTACTTGGTTGTGAATGAAAGAGGGAGTGAAGGGTTGCTGGTTTATGATGTGAGGGGGACGCATAAACTGCTAGGGTGGTTATCCGGCAGAGATGGGACGACAAATCAGCGACTCGGCGTCGACGTCTTTCCCGATCAAAACGGCAACGGGTTTGAGGTTTGGGCTGGGACCAAGAACGGGACGGTGGTCATGTATGAAGGGGTTGGGATGAACGAAGAGGAAACGAAGCCgacttgggggtggggggtgaaTGATGGGGAAAGTGCGGTTGGTGCGACGGCTATGCATTCGAGTGGGAGTGTGCTGGCTACTTGCTCGGGGAGTTGGaaggtggcggaggatgaTAGCAGTGATGAGGGTAGCAGCGATGATAGCGACAGCGACAGTGAGGATGACTCGTCATCCGGGAAAAAGCCAGCTTTTGTCGTCGAAGAAACAAGCCTCAAGGTCTGGAGTATTGATGCCAGCAATGGTACGGCAGCGCAAGAATTTGAGCCACTAGAGGGAGATGTGGAAGAGAAAGAATGA
- a CDS encoding hypothetical protein (EggNog:ENOG503P5S1), whose protein sequence is MAHSSPSMQPSVQLPSPQPLDDQPGLEVVPHDNLPEVRPEEEPKFYLSLAQYQDQKIILGEDYPQVVDGNGEIEVGSPASTEKGTLPPVSKSYQRRKWWIIGGTACAVVAIVVGVTLGVVLSLKARNNDGNAALNGTSGPETIRQGSKLSAAGWRKANGYVERYLFYLDPQDQTLAKYHRQGQFYLHMGSAASA, encoded by the exons ATGGCCCACTCGTCACCTTCCATGCAGCCTTCGGTGCAGCTGCCTTCTCCACAGCCCCTCGACGACCAGCCAGGACTCGAGGTCGTGCCGCACGATAACCTCCCCGAAGTTCGACCCGAGGAAGAGCCAAAGTTCTATCTGTCACTGGCTCAATATCAAGATCAAAAGATCATCCTCGGCGAAGATTATCCCCAGGTAGTCGACGGCAACGGGGAAATAGAGGTTGGTAGCCCAGCTTCAACAGAAAAGGGCACGCTTCCTCCTGTCAGCAAATCCTACCAAAGGCGAAAATGGTGGATTATTGGCGGTACTGCTTGTGCAGTAGTTGCCATTGTTGTCGGCGTTACTCTAGGTGTTGTGTTATCACTGAAAGCCCGCAACAATGATGGCAACGCCGCCTTAAATGGCACGTCGGGACCAGAAACCATCCGCCAAGGCTCAAAGCTCTCAGCAGCGGGCTGGCGCAAAGCAAATGGTTATGTTGAGAGGTACCTCTTTTATCTCGACCCTCAAG ATCAGACGCTCGCGAAGTATCACCGGCAAGGGCAATTCTACCTCCACATGGGAAGTGCTGCCAGTGCTTGA
- a CDS encoding hypothetical protein (COG:S; EggNog:ENOG503Q3EV) — MESLFSADRCEKLRDLNVVNLIVSSVIVVGMLISYLPQHFRIISRGTSEGISPYFILLGTTSATSAFANILLLPQSRQDVACCKELETLHCVAGLLGIAQLGVQWICFTFIFVLFLVFFRYNPAHDPDNEELGEEEDQPRWQTALLVASLTLLHGLAVILVTGILSTLAKDHLEIWANVLGVMAALLAAVQYVPQIWTTYHLKHVGSLSIPMMCIQTPGGFLFAASLFARLGLAGWSSWGIFVLTATMQGLLLYLAIYYEIQSRNGLVSSTIDSLPPSHLHANGFDDDTPGRYTSHPEHYANSPDHLQTILDRQDSDAAAETTPLLKPGGIGDPHRNFDTNRG; from the exons ATGGAGTCACTATTCAGTGCAGACCGCTGCGAGAAACTTCGCGACCTTAACGTTGTGAACCTCATCGTTTCGAG CGTCATCGTGGTTGGCATGCTCATCAGCTACCTACCCCAGCACTTCCGAATCATCTCGCGTGGCACCTCCGAGGGCATCTCCCCGTACTTTATCCTGCTCGGTACAACCTCGGCGACATCGGCTTTTGCCAACATCTTGCTGCTTCCACAATCGAGACAAGACGTCGCCTGCTGCAAGGAGCTCGAGACATTGCACTGTGTTGCTGGACTGCTTGGGATTGCGCAACTAGGTGTGCAGTGGATTTGCTTCACCTTCAT CTTCGTCTtgttcctcgtcttcttccgaTATAATCCCGCCCACGACCCCGATAACGAAGAGctgggtgaagaggaggaccaGCCGAGGTGGCAGACAGCTTTGTTGGTAGCCTCGTTGACCCTGCTCCATGGCCTCGCTGTCATTCTCGTTACGGGCATTCTGTCGACGCTTGCCAAGGACCACCTGGAAATTTGGGCCAACGTACTGGGCGTCATGGCTGCTCTTTTGGCGGCAGTGCAATACGTTCCGCAAATCTGGACGACTTACCATCTTAAGCATGTGGGCAGTCTCAGCATTCCCATGATGTGCATCCAGACGCCCGGTGGCTTCCTCTTTGCGGCCAGCTTGTTTGCGCGCCTTGGCTTGGCTGGTTGGAGTTCGTGGGGCATTTTCGTCCTGACGGCCACAATGCaagggctgctgctgtacCTCGCCATCTACTACGAGATCCAATCCCGCAACGGCCTCGTCAGTTCAACCATTGACAGCCTGCCGCCATCACATCTTCACGCTAATGgctttgatgatgatacTCCCGGCCGGTACACCTCTCACCCCGAACACTACGCCAACTCCCCAGACCATCTCCAGACCATCTTGGATCGTCAGGATAGCGACGCAGCAGCGGAGACCACACCGCTGCTCAAGCCCGGCGGTATTGGCGACCCTCACAGGAATTTTGACACCAACCGTGGATAG
- a CDS encoding hypothetical protein (EggNog:ENOG503P36B) yields the protein MNSEMGEVVLNGRNTDAHFHITDEKSWHNTVDSSTNTTEPSDQMWGPTIMPMSRQVDSFRIWQARLLALEDTYNRASPQTILGFWRDRRNLREWWTFWIALLELVLVLIGFLIATGSLAVGVVSVLEAKEANRYASIESAENEKAASSESSAGCYCLTTTLDTNVSFDVSGTSNEGLAVVQPTDISTSLERAWPTKQLAQHPLQ from the coding sequence ATGAACAgcgagatgggggaggtggtctTGAATGGCCGGAATACCGACGCACACTTCCACATCACAGATGAAAAAAGCTGGCACAACACTGTCGACTCCtcaacaaacaccaccgAGCCGAGCGACCAGATGTGGGGTCCCACCATCATGCCCATGTCAAGGCAGGTTGACAGCTTTCGCATCTGGCAGGCCCGACTCTTGGCGCTTGAAGACACCTACAATCGTGCCTCTCCCCAGACCATCCTGGGTTTTTGGCGAGACCGACGGAACCTTCGCGAATGGTGGACCTTTTGGATCGCACTCCTTGAGCTTGTTCTTGTTTTGATTGGCTTTCTCATCGCCACAGGCTCGCTTGCGGTTGGTGTAGTCTCCGTgctggaggccaaggaggctaACAGATATGCCAGCATTGAAAGTGCTGAAAATGAGAAAGCTGCCTCTTCGGAGTCTTCGGCAGGCTGTTATTGTTTGACCACGACGCTGGACACCAATGTGTCATTTGATGTATCGGGCACTTCTAACGAGGGCCTTGCTGTTGTTCAACCAACCGATATCTCCACATCTCTTGAACGCGCGTGGCCAACGAAGCAACTGGCCCAGCATCCGCTACAAtaa